CAGCGAAGCCCGGCACCGATTCCACCGGGAAGTCTGTCCTTACCCCGAGCTGTCGCAATCAGCGCCCGCCCTGAATGGCGATATAGTCGCTGACCCAGCGGTTGTACGGTACACACGTGCCCTGGGTGGCGCACCGGCTGATGGGCGTGCGCCAGAAATAGATCCTGTCGAAGTCGGCGTAGCCGTTGGTCGCGCAGCCGTCCTTGCCGAGCAGCGTGCTGGCGGTGCAGCCCTTCTGCACGGCTGGGAGCGAGCCGAACCACGCTGCCACGTCGCCCTGCACCTTCGGCGTCAGGCTGTATTCCATCCAGCGGTAAGCGCAGTTGGGGTGCTTGGCCGCCACATGCATCATGGTGGTGTCGGCCCAGCCGGTCGCGCCCTCTGCGGGAATCACACTGGCAACCGGCTGCTTGTTGGCCTTCAGGGTATTGACCTGAAACGGCCAGCTCGCAGACGCCACGACGCCCTCATTGGTAAAGTCCTGTACCTGCACGTTGGCATCGTTCCAGTACCGCTGAATCAGGGTGCGCTGGGTTCGCAGCACCGCCAGCACTGCCGCGTACTGCGCCTCGTTCAGCTCGTAGGGGTTTTTGATGCCCAGGGCGGGCTGGGTCTTCATCAGGTACAGCGCGGCGTCGGCCACATAAATTGGGCCGTAGTACGCCTGAATGCGCCCCTTGTTGGGTTTGCCGTCAGCCAGCGTCTGCGGTTTGAACACGGCGGCCCAGCTGGTCGGCGGCGTTTTGAACGCCTTGGTGCTGTACATCAACACGTTCGGCCCCCACTGATAGGGCACGCCGTAATGAACGCCGCCGACGGTATGCCACGGCGCACTCTGCAACTTGGGATTGACCGTGCCGTAACTGGGAATCAGTCTGGTATTGATCGGCTGAACCTTGCCGCCCGCCACCAGCCGGAGCGAAGCGTCACCCGAAGCGGTCACCAGATCGTAGCCGCCCTGATTCATCAGCGACACCATCTCGTCGCTCGACCCGGCGACCTTGACGCTGACCTTGCAGCCCGTCGCCTTCTCGAAGGGCGTGACCCAGTCGTAGGCCTTGTCGCTCTGACCGCGTTCCAGATAGCCTGCCCAGGCGATCACGCTCAGTTGCCCCTCGTTCTGCCCCAGCGACGTCAGCATCTGAGCCTTCTGGGAAAAAGCCGCGCCGGGCGCAGTCAGCAACATGAGCGACGTGAACAGCACGGTAAATCGGTGCATACAACCCCCTGAACTAGAGAAGGAAGACCGGAACACGCGGGCCTGAGAAGTCGGTGAAGCCAGATTTAGCATAGTCAGCAGCGATGCGGGCAGCAAGTCGTATGAGCTGTGTAGACGGCCCGCCTGGAAGCGCCCAACCAGCAGCGAGCCTCGTTCGTTGCGGGGATCGGCTTGCGAAATGACGATTTTTATACAAAATTTTCTGATATTGCATGAGCTACTGCACGGAAAGTTGCATTTATGTGCTGAAGATCTCGGGGGTCTGTCAGGTACTCATGTACGGGTTTTAAAAAAATAAATTTTCAGAGGGAAATCTTACCAAGTGAGAAGCTCTATGGTGATTTCGCTACATCATCTCTACATTAAGGCATGTTACATTAAGGCATGCTCAACGCGGCTTCACTCTCTTCTCGTTCTGATCAGACCGCCGACAAAGTCCTGAGCGCCCTTCTCCATCTCGCAGAATCATCCAGCCCCCTCAGCGCCCGCGAGATCGCTGCCGGAATTTCCAGACCCCTCAGCACCACCTACCGCTACCTGAGCGTGTTGAGAGAATGGGAGCTGATCGCCGAAAACCTCGATGGCAGCGGCTTTGTGCTTGGGCCGCGCTGCATGTCGCTGGGCCACACCTTCATGCAGCAGTTCGAGCTGGGGCGGCTGAGTCTGCCGGTCTTGCAGGATCTGGTGAATCAGACCGGCGAGACGGCGCTGCTGCTGATTCCGATGTCGGGTCAGGTCATCTGCGTCGAGAGCATCGAAAGCCCGAAGCCCCTGCGCTACGCCTTCCAGAAGGGGGTGCTGATTCGCTCGGTGCTGCGCGGAGCCAGTGCCAAGGCGATGCTGCCCTACATCAGCGATCTGAGCGTGTACGAAGCGCTGCGCCTCGACAGCGACCTGCATGAAGCCGACGTCTTTTCGGAGCGTGAACGCATCCGCACGCAGGGGTACGCCATCAGCGAAAACGAGGTAGACAGCGGCGTGGTCGAGATCGCGGCTGCCATCCTGGGGCGCGGCGGCAATCTGATGGGGGCTGTCAGCGTGGTGTCTCCCGCCTTCCGCGCCTCGACCGAAAAG
This genomic stretch from Deinococcus ruber harbors:
- a CDS encoding IclR family transcriptional regulator, coding for MLNAASLSSRSDQTADKVLSALLHLAESSSPLSAREIAAGISRPLSTTYRYLSVLREWELIAENLDGSGFVLGPRCMSLGHTFMQQFELGRLSLPVLQDLVNQTGETALLLIPMSGQVICVESIESPKPLRYAFQKGVLIRSVLRGASAKAMLPYISDLSVYEALRLDSDLHEADVFSERERIRTQGYAISENEVDSGVVEIAAAILGRGGNLMGAVSVVSPAFRASTEKRESCAARVKEAAAQIGLLAQHAKDQQS
- a CDS encoding ABC transporter substrate-binding protein, yielding MHRFTVLFTSLMLLTAPGAAFSQKAQMLTSLGQNEGQLSVIAWAGYLERGQSDKAYDWVTPFEKATGCKVSVKVAGSSDEMVSLMNQGGYDLVTASGDASLRLVAGGKVQPINTRLIPSYGTVNPKLQSAPWHTVGGVHYGVPYQWGPNVLMYSTKAFKTPPTSWAAVFKPQTLADGKPNKGRIQAYYGPIYVADAALYLMKTQPALGIKNPYELNEAQYAAVLAVLRTQRTLIQRYWNDANVQVQDFTNEGVVASASWPFQVNTLKANKQPVASVIPAEGATGWADTTMMHVAAKHPNCAYRWMEYSLTPKVQGDVAAWFGSLPAVQKGCTASTLLGKDGCATNGYADFDRIYFWRTPISRCATQGTCVPYNRWVSDYIAIQGGR